The following is a genomic window from Mycolicibacterium sp. TY81.
AGTGGGTGATCTTCTCCCGCGCGTGGAAATCCTCCATCAGGGTCGGGCCGCGCTCACCTGCGGTGAGGGCGTCGTCGGTGTGCGGAACCCGCACCCCCTGTTGGGTGGTCAGGTACCCCGCATTGTTGTCGACCCGCGTGGCCTCGAGCTGCTCTTGCTTTGCATTCGATGTTTTGTCCACCGTGTCTGGTTACCCAGCGCGATGGTCAACAAACGCGGCGGTGGGCAGCCCTGATTCACAATGATGCGGCCGACGGATAGTCCGCTGCGTCGAGGTTCGCCGCGGGCGTGACCTGCTTGACGAACTCGCCGATGTAGTGGATCGCCCGCCGCCCTTCGGGCAGGACGGGAGCGGCAAGCGGAAAGTCGTGGATCTGCCCGTCCCACATGTGAAGTTCGCACTGTGCCCCCGCGGCGGTCAACCGCTCGTACATCAGTTCCGCGTCGGGCCGGAGAAACTCGTCGCTGCTGACGTGGATCAACACCGGCGGCATCCGGCGCAGGTCCGCGTCGACGGGCGAGGCGATCGGCTGCCCGGACGGATTCTTCTCACCGTGCGCGGCGACGTAGCGCATGAACGACGTCATGGCGCGTGCCGTGAACATGGCGCACCGGTCCTTGCCGCTGGGGGATTTGTCGCGCGGGTTGAGCGTCGTCAGGGGAGAGATCGCCGCCACGCCGGCGGTGGGCGGGTGGCCGTCCCGAAGCAGTTCGGCCGCGGTCTGCAGGGCGAGGTATCCGCCCGCGGAATCTCCGGCCACCACGATGTCGGACCAGTGGTAGCCGCGGCGCAGCAGCCAGCGGAGCCCGTCGACCGCGTCTGCCAGTGCCGCCGACAGTCCGTGAGCGGGCAACATGCGATAGCCGACATTGAGTACTTCGGCGCCTGCGCTGCGGGACAGCTGGGCGGCAAAGGATCGGTGCGTGTTGAGACCACAGGTGAGAAACGCCCCGCCGTGTAGGTAGAGGATGGCGCGCCGGGCCGACGAGTCGGTGGTGCCGATCAATTCGGCCCGGCAAGACGGCAGTCGGACTGGCTCAACCGTCGCCGATCTCGGCAGCGGGGCCAGCGCGGCGACCTGATCGATGGCACTGAAGGGCCAGTGCAGATTCGGCTGCAGGGCCCACATCCGTACCGCGTTCTTCACGAACACCCGGCAGAAGGCGCCGATTGCCTGAGATTGTGGGCTGCGTCGGCGGTGATGGTGCCGTACTCCCTGGCCATGCCGAATATTTCGCATTGTGATCAACTCCTGGGCACTCGATACCCACGCCGGATTTTGATCAAACGTTGCGCCGGAGCAGGTTTCCGATGGGCGTAGACCAGGTATGTCGGTAGTGCCGGATTGTTCAACGGAATCAAATGCGCCGAGCAGGCCGAGGTGCTGCTCGCCAAGCGCGCGAACACAAGGAGGAAATGCAGTGGGAGAGAACAAGAGTGGTCCTGAAGAGGGCATCAAGGGCACCGTCGAGGGTGTCAAGGGCAAGCTGAAGGAAGCTGCGGGTAGCGTCGTCGGCCGGGATGACATGGTCCGTGAGGGCCAGGCCCAGCAGGACAAGGCCGACGCCGAGCGCGATGCGGCCAAGAAAGAGGCGGAGACCGAGTCGGCCCGCTCCGGTGCGCAGGCCGCGGAGAAACGGCAGCAGCAGAACCAGTGAACCAAGAACGGCCCGGCCTCCTTTCACGGTGGGGAGGCCGGGCCGCTTCTTGCGCGAAAACTATTGTGCGCGAGCGGTATCGTTGCGTCCGCTGTTCTGCATGGCCAAAGGCACCAGCACCCAGAACGTGCAGAAGCCGGCCAGGCCGATGCCGCCGGCGACCCAGCCCGCCACCTGGCCCGCGACGGTACCGAAGATCAGTTCGGTCACTCCGGTAAGGGCCATACCGAGCAGGAGTAGGCCGTAGAAGGCGCATCGGTGGGCTGCGGCGACGATCAAGGACATGCGTCGTTGTCGAAACAGTATGCGGTGCATGCCAACTGGTGCTATCAGTAGAATCGCCGACGCGACCGAGAAGGCCACGGTCGCCAGGTAGACGGTCTGGCTCTGGTCATCCAGTGTGGTGAACCGTTGCTGGAACGGCAATGTCATCAGAAAGCCGGTGAGCAGCTGCACTCCGGTCTGAGCGACGCGGAGTTCTTGCAACAGACTCGACCAATTGCGGTCCAGCCGCTCCATTTCGGTCTCGTGACGGGCCATCCGGTCCCATCTCTGGTCGGATGGGCCCTCGTCACCGTGCTCGCCCGTCATCGGACACATCGTTCTTGCGTCGAACTTTCTCGCGGTCGACGACAGTGATGCGGTCGTCTGGCCCCGAACCGTAGAAACTGAAGATGTCCTTGTGCGGCAAGGATTCCACCTGGATTTCGCGGGCGGTGAGCCAGGTGACGTCCGCGGGTCGGACGGCTTCGACCGTCGTGTCAGTGGTCACCGGAATCCCCTTTTCTCTCAGGGGGTTTCGAAGCTGAACGTGAGGACGGCGAATCCGGCGATCAGCAACGCCCAGGCGACCAGCGGTACCACGATGCCGTGGCGGGTCTTCGCGGTCACGAACGACAGCGCGACGGCGAGCACGGCGACCACGGGCGCGCCGTACTCGATCAGCCCGAACACGAATGGGCTCGGACCCAGCTTGGCGCAGGTGCGTTCGGAGCAGCCCGCGGTCGCGAGGACCTGGGCGTATTGATACAGGATGATGGCGAGGGCGCCCGGCACGGTGAGGCCGGCCAGCACCCAATTGATGACGGTGCGGCGCCGGTGTCCGTCTCCCTGTGCGTCTGCATCGTGTTGCGCGATCGCCCCGGTCTGGACCTCAGACATCGACACCTCCCGGTGATAGCGGGTTTCATTCGTACTGTCCTGTGGTGGCGTACCCGGGCGGTCGGACCGCGAAACGCCTGTTTCGTCCGGTATCGCGGGGGTACGTCGCCCTTATGACGACGACTGTTGGGGATTACCTACTCGAGCGGCTGAGGCAGTGGCAGGTCCGTCACGTGTTCGCCTATCCGGGCGACGGCATCAACGGGATCGTGGCCGCGTTCGGGCGCAGTGACGATGAGCCGCAATTCATTCAGACCCGCCATGAGGAGATGGCCGCGTTCGGAGCGACCGGATATGCCAAATTCGGTGGTGGCGTCGGTGTCTGTATGGCGACGTCAGGTCCGGGGGCCATCCACCTGCTGAACGGGCTGTACGACGCGAAGCTCGACCACGTTCCCGTGGTGGCGATCGTGGGTCAGACGGCGCGCAGCGCGATGGGCGGTAGCTATCAGCAGGAAGTCGATCTGCACAGTCTCTACAAGGATGTCGCGAGCGACTACCTGGTCGAGGTCAACGTCGCCAACCAACTGCCCAACGCGCTCGATCGGGCGATGCGCACCGCTTTGGCCCGGCGTGCGCCGACGGCCCTGGTGATCCCGTCTGATTTGCAGGAGCAGCCGTACGAACCTCCGCAACACGAGTTCAAGCAGGTGCCGTCGAGTGATCCGCAGTATGTGCCACCCGCCGTGCATTCGCAGGACGAACAGGTCCGCAAAGCTGCCGAGGTGCTCAATGCCGGTGAGCGCGTGGCGATTCTGGTCGGCCAGGGTGCCCGCGGCGCCGCCGATCAGGTGCGCGAACTCGCCGACAAGACCGGAGCCGGTGTCGCCAAGGCGCTGTTGGGTAAGGACGTGCTGTCCGATGATCTGCCGTATGTCACCGGATCCATCGGGTTGCTCGGCTCGCGACCCAGCTACGAGATGATGCGCGACTGCGACACCCTGTTGATCGTCGGATCGAATTTCCCGTACAGCCAGTTTCTGCCGAAGTTCGGCCAGGCCCGGGCGATTCAGATCGACATCGACGGGACCGCGATCGGCATGCGCTACCCGACGGAGGTCAACATCGTCGCCGACGCGGGTGCCGCGCTCGGTGCGATACTGCCACTGCTGGAGCCGAAAACCGACCGGAAATGGCGAGATACTGTCGAGCACAACGTCTCTCGGTGGTGGGACATCGTCGCGCGCCAGTGCATGTTGTCGGCCCGGCCGGTCAACCCGATGCGGGTCGCGTGGGAGCTTTCGCAGCGGATACCGTCGAACGCGATCGTGACGGCTGATTCTGGTTCATCCACCAATTGGTATGCGCGTTGCCTCAAGTTCCGCGGTGAGATGCGCGGTTCGCTGTCGGGCACCCTCGCCACCATGGGGCCCGCTGTGCCGTACGCGATCGGTGCGAAGTTCGTGCATCCGGACCGACCCGTCGTGGCGCTCGTCGGCGACGGTGCGATGCAGATGAACGGGATGGCCGAGCTTTTGACCATCAAGCGCTACATGGCGCAGTGGTCTGACCCGCGGCTGGTGGTGTGTGTCTTCCACAACGGCGACCTGAATCAGGTCACCTGGGAGTTGCGGGCAATGGGCGGAGCGCCCAAATTCGTGCCGTCACAATCGCTACCGGACGTCTCGTATGCCGAGATCGCCTGTGCCGTGGGATTGGAAGGCATCACCGTCGACAACCCCGATCGGCTCGGCGAGGCCTGGGACCGGGCACTGGGCGCCGACCGCCCCGTCGTATTGGACGTCAGGTGCGATCCCGAAGTGCCGCCGATTCCGCCGCATGCCACCTACGAACAGATCAAAGACATGACCGCCGCGGTTCTCAAGGGTGACCCCAACGGCTGGCACCTGGTCTATCAGGGCGTGAAAACCAAGGCGCAGGAGTTCATCGCCCGTTCCGGTGGTGGCGCCGGTTAGCCGCGTGTAGTGTGAGGAACACGACGCTGTTGTACAGCGTGGCCGCTTAGCCAAAAGCGGCATCAGTCGAGGGACTACAACTCGGCGCGTGAATCCGGTCCAGAGCGGGGCCTCAATTCTCAGGATTCGCCGAATGTGGTCGGGTTCGACTACGGCAGATTGCCGTTCCGCCTGCAAGGCGGAAAACAGCATGTCGCTGATCCACCGCATTCTCGTAATTGTCAATGTCGTCAATCGGTGGTGTCGTGCGTGCTGTAACACCCTGGAAGGGGTGCTGCATGTCAGTTTCTCTGTTTGAACCATCCCGCGTTTGATGCGCACCTCCTTCCTTGGGAAGGTGCATGTCATGCCGAGCAAGTACGACCCGGAGACCCGAGCGAAGGCGGTCCGTCTGGTGCGCGAGCACCGGGAGGACTATCCGAGCGAGTGGGCGGCGATTACCGCGGTGTCCAAACGGTTGGGGATGAACGCCGAGACGCTGCGTAATTGGATTCGCCAGCAACAGGTCGATGACGGTGATCGAGACGGGGTCTCTTCGGAGGCGGCTGCGGAGATCCGGGCGTTGAAACGGCGTAACGCCGAGCTGGAGCAGACTATCGAAATCCTCAAGGCGGCAACGTCTTTCTTCGTGCGGGAGAGCGACCCGCGCAGCCGCCGCTGACCGCTACGGTCTGCGAGTTCATCGCCGCCCACCGGGACCGTTTCGGGGTCGCTCCGATCTGTCGCGTGCTCACCGAGCACGCCGTGCCGATCGCCCCGCGGACATTTCATGCCTGGGCGGTGCGGGCGCCCTCGAAACGGGCCCTGTGGGACGCCACGATCACCGAGATCCTAGCCGGCTACTACGAGCCTGATGAGCACGGACGCCGCAGGCCCGAGTCGCTGTACGGGTCGCTGAAGATGTGGGCCCATCTGCAGCGTCAGGGCATCCCGGTGGCCAAGTCCACCGTGGAACGCCTGATGCGCAAGAACGGCTGGCAAGGCGTGCGCCGCCAGAAGAGGGTCCGCACCACGATCCCCGACCCGGAGGCGGTGCGACCGCCGGACCTGGTGGACCGCCAGTTCGGGGTGGCCGCACCCAACGTGCTGCTCGTGGCCGACTTCACCTACGTCAAGCTCGTCACCGGCGTGTTCGTCTACGTCGCGTTCGTCATCGACGCCTACGCCGGGTCGATCGTGGGCTGGGAAGCCTCGGCGTCCAAGCACACCCGCTTCGTCGAATCCGCGCTGCGTCAGGCCGCTGCACTGCGTGCCCGCCAAGGCCATCCCGTCGACGGCGCAATCCATCACAGCGACGCCGGCTCGCAGTACACGAGTGTGAGATTCGGTGAGACACTGAGCCTTTCGGGAATTCGCCCGTCCGTGGGCAGTGTTGGGGATGCCTTCGACAACGCGCTGGCTGAGACGACCATCGGCCTGTACAAGAACGAATGTGTCCGGGCGGATTCCCCGTTTCGCCGCGGCCCACTGAACACCGTGGGCGACGTCGAATACATCACCGCCGACTACGTCGCCTGGTACAACCAGCAGCGCCTGATGCACCGCCTCGGACGCATTCCGCCGGCCGAAGCCGAAGCCCGCTACTATTCCCAACTCGTGACCGGTAGACCGGCCGGATCACAGAAACCTGAGGGTGCATGAAACCCGGGACGGTTCAGTTGGAAAACGATTCTCGTGAAGTGAGTGAGCCGGTAAAGGCCGACTCCGTGGTGGATCAAAGTCCTGACGAATACGCGGATGTGGTCACGATGGTCGCGGTGCTCCGTCAATTACCGCCGGACTCCGACGCCTATGCCCGTCAACTCGAACGCATCGTGCTGCGGTGTTGCCCGCTGGCGGACCGGGTGGCACGCCACTTCGACCGTCGCGGCGAGAATCTCGAAGATTTGATCCAGGTCGCGCGGGTGGGATTGCTGCAGGCGGTCAACCGGTTCGATCCTGCGCGGGGGTCGCGGTTCGTGGCATTCGCCCTGCCCACGATGATGGGGGAGTTGCGCCGATACTTCCGTGACTATGGCTGGAAGGTCCACGTACCCAGGCGGATTCGCGATCGTCAGCACGACATTGCGTGTGCCACCGCATATTTGACGAGCGACCTGCGGAGGGCGCCGAGTATCGAGGAGCTCGCCGAGGAACTGGAGATCGACCGCGAGCAGGTTGTGGAGAGCATCGTGGCGGCGAAGGCGTATCAGCCCCAGTCACTGGACGTCAACGTCGGCGACGACGATGCGCGAACGCAGGCGCTCGGTGACTCGCTCGGTGAGATGGATGCCGGCTTCGACCGGGTGACGGATCGTGAGTCCGTACGGTCCCTGCTGGCGGCGCTGCCGCGACGCGAGCAGAAGGTGCTCTACCTGCGGTACTTCGGTGCCATGACGCAGCGGCAGATCGCGGACTCGATCGGCGTTTCTCAGATGCACGTGTCACGGATATTGGACCGGACCTTGCGTGACCTGCGAACTCAAGTGGGTTGCGCCTGATCGGCGGTGCCCTTTCGGCCATCGGCGGCAGACCGGGTCTGCCGCCGATGACTGGTGTCGCACCACGGATAGGTCTTGCTGCGCTGGCAGCAGCAGATGGCGACCATGAATCTGTCCGAACAGACCCGGGTGCCGTCATCGAGTTCGATTTCGACCGGTCCCTGGATCAGCATCGGGCCCCGCGGCACGATTCGCACGGTTCTTCGGGTGGTACTCATGGCTTCACCGCCTTGATGACGGCCAGTTCTTCGGTGCGCCGTCCGGGGTCCAAGCGACCGGTGTCCTCCAACCAGCGGGCCCGCGCGGTCATCACGGGCCCGAATGCGATGGTCCGGCGCGCCACCACATCGGCCTGAAGCCCGCCGTCCCGCAAGGCGGTGACGCTGCTCGCGACATCGGCGAATTCGGACTGGACGATCAGTGCGGTGCCGCCGCGCCTGAGCAGCGCGGGCGCCGCGGCGCAGAGCGGATCGAGGACGAGCCGGCCATCGGGGCCCGCATTGAAGGATGCGGGGGGGACCGCCGGCGCCGACGATCACCGGTTCGCGGTTCGCGGGTTCCGGCACGTACGGCGGGTTGCACAGCACGAGATCGAACGGCTCGAGTCCCATTGCTGCAGACCAGGAGCCGAGTCGCGCATCGATCGGACATCCGGCGAGTCGCGCATTGGCGCGCGCCGCCGCGATGGCGGCGTGCGAGGTATCGAAGGCGACCACGGTGTCCGCCC
Proteins encoded in this region:
- a CDS encoding alpha/beta hydrolase produces the protein MRNIRHGQGVRHHHRRRSPQSQAIGAFCRVFVKNAVRMWALQPNLHWPFSAIDQVAALAPLPRSATVEPVRLPSCRAELIGTTDSSARRAILYLHGGAFLTCGLNTHRSFAAQLSRSAGAEVLNVGYRMLPAHGLSAALADAVDGLRWLLRRGYHWSDIVVAGDSAGGYLALQTAAELLRDGHPPTAGVAAISPLTTLNPRDKSPSGKDRCAMFTARAMTSFMRYVAAHGEKNPSGQPIASPVDADLRRMPPVLIHVSSDEFLRPDAELMYERLTAAGAQCELHMWDGQIHDFPLAAPVLPEGRRAIHYIGEFVKQVTPAANLDAADYPSAASL
- a CDS encoding CsbD family protein, which codes for MGENKSGPEEGIKGTVEGVKGKLKEAAGSVVGRDDMVREGQAQQDKADAERDAAKKEAETESARSGAQAAEKRQQQNQ
- a CDS encoding DUF6328 family protein: MTGEHGDEGPSDQRWDRMARHETEMERLDRNWSSLLQELRVAQTGVQLLTGFLMTLPFQQRFTTLDDQSQTVYLATVAFSVASAILLIAPVGMHRILFRQRRMSLIVAAAHRCAFYGLLLLGMALTGVTELIFGTVAGQVAGWVAGGIGLAGFCTFWVLVPLAMQNSGRNDTARAQ
- a CDS encoding thiamine pyrophosphate-requiring protein, with product MTTTVGDYLLERLRQWQVRHVFAYPGDGINGIVAAFGRSDDEPQFIQTRHEEMAAFGATGYAKFGGGVGVCMATSGPGAIHLLNGLYDAKLDHVPVVAIVGQTARSAMGGSYQQEVDLHSLYKDVASDYLVEVNVANQLPNALDRAMRTALARRAPTALVIPSDLQEQPYEPPQHEFKQVPSSDPQYVPPAVHSQDEQVRKAAEVLNAGERVAILVGQGARGAADQVRELADKTGAGVAKALLGKDVLSDDLPYVTGSIGLLGSRPSYEMMRDCDTLLIVGSNFPYSQFLPKFGQARAIQIDIDGTAIGMRYPTEVNIVADAGAALGAILPLLEPKTDRKWRDTVEHNVSRWWDIVARQCMLSARPVNPMRVAWELSQRIPSNAIVTADSGSSTNWYARCLKFRGEMRGSLSGTLATMGPAVPYAIGAKFVHPDRPVVALVGDGAMQMNGMAELLTIKRYMAQWSDPRLVVCVFHNGDLNQVTWELRAMGGAPKFVPSQSLPDVSYAEIACAVGLEGITVDNPDRLGEAWDRALGADRPVVLDVRCDPEVPPIPPHATYEQIKDMTAAVLKGDPNGWHLVYQGVKTKAQEFIARSGGGAG
- a CDS encoding IS3-like element ISMysp3 family transposase (programmed frameshift), with protein sequence MPSKYDPETRAKAVRLVREHREDYPSEWAAITAVSKRLGMNAETLRNWIRQQQVDDGDRDGVSSEAAAEIRALKRRNAELEQTIEILKAATFFLRAGERPAQPPLTATVCEFIAAHRDRFGVAPICRVLTEHAVPIAPRTFHAWAVRAPSKRALWDATITEILAGYYEPDEHGRRRPESLYGSLKMWAHLQRQGIPVAKSTVERLMRKNGWQGVRRQKRVRTTIPDPEAVRPPDLVDRQFGVAAPNVLLVADFTYVKLVTGVFVYVAFVIDAYAGSIVGWEASASKHTRFVESALRQAAALRARQGHPVDGAIHHSDAGSQYTSVRFGETLSLSGIRPSVGSVGDAFDNALAETTIGLYKNECVRADSPFRRGPLNTVGDVEYITADYVAWYNQQRLMHRLGRIPPAEAEARYYSQLVTGRPAGSQKPEGA
- a CDS encoding SigB/SigF/SigG family RNA polymerase sigma factor, with protein sequence MVAVLRQLPPDSDAYARQLERIVLRCCPLADRVARHFDRRGENLEDLIQVARVGLLQAVNRFDPARGSRFVAFALPTMMGELRRYFRDYGWKVHVPRRIRDRQHDIACATAYLTSDLRRAPSIEELAEELEIDREQVVESIVAAKAYQPQSLDVNVGDDDARTQALGDSLGEMDAGFDRVTDRESVRSLLAALPRREQKVLYLRYFGAMTQRQIADSIGVSQMHVSRILDRTLRDLRTQVGCA
- a CDS encoding CDGSH iron-sulfur domain-containing protein, which produces MSTTRRTVRIVPRGPMLIQGPVEIELDDGTRVCSDRFMVAICCCQRSKTYPWCDTSHRRQTRSAADGRKGTADQAQPT